The Rhodospirillaceae bacterium genome segment GCCGGTTTTGTCGGCGCGCCCGCGACGGCCCGAACGGCGTCCGAGGCGGCGGCGCTGGCTGCCGACCGGGCCGATCCGATGGAAGACCCCAGGGCAAGCGCAGCCTATCGGCGCCAGCTCGTTCGAGTCCTGGGCGCCCGCGTCCTCGAACGGGCCTTCGAAAGAGCGGGTGCGCGGCAATGCTGAGGATAGAGCCGGGCGCCCGGCATCGCGTCACCGTTACGGTCAACGGCCGTCGCTACAGCGGCTTCGCCGAAGCGCGGACCCTATTGAGCGATTTTCTGCGCCACGAGCTGAAGCTGTTCGGCACCCATGTCGGCTGTGAGCACGGGGTCTGCGGCGCCTGCACCGTCACCATCGGCGGCCGCGCGGCGCGTTCCTGCCTGCACTTCGCGGTGCAGGCAGACTGTGCCGAGATCGGCACCGTTGAAGGGCTCGCCACGGACGGGGTACTAAGCCCGCTGCAGGAGGCGTTCCGCCGCCGTCACGCGCTGCAATGCGGCTTCTGCACGCCGGGCATCCTGATCTCGGCGACGCAGTTCCTGGAAACCAACCCGGACCCGACCGAAGACGAGGTGCGCGAAATGCTGTCCGGCCATATCTGCCGCTGCACCGGCTACGAGGGCATCGTTCGCGCAATTCTGGACGTCGCGGGAGACGCGTCGTGACCGCCATACCGCTCGGTACGGTTTTCGCGCGTGCCGTTGCGCGGGACCCCGGCGCGCTTGCCGTGGTCGATGGCCCGGTCCGGATGACCTACGCAGAGTGGAACGACGAGATCGCCCGCGTCGCCGCCGGGCTGACGGGGTTGGGGATCGATGCCGGGGACGCGGTCGCCGCGGTGTTGTCCAACCGGGTCGAGACGGCGACGCTTTTCTGGGCCTGCCAGCGGATCGGCGCGGCCTTCGTCCCGTTCAACTGGCGGGGCAGCGGGGACGATTTCGCCTATGTGATCGAGAATTGCGAGGCGAAGGTCTTCGTCTACGAGCCGCGCTCCGAAGCCTCGGCCGTCGAAGCGCTGCGCGCGACCGGGTTCCCGGAAGACCGCCGTGTCCGCGTCGGCGGAGCGGCGGGGGAGGGCGCGGCCTTCGAGGATCTTGCAGGCGCGCCCGGCGGAATCGCGCCTCGTCCGGCCGATCCGGCGTCGACCTGCCTGATGCTCTACACTTCGGGGACTACCGGCCGTCCGAAGGGCGTGCCGCGGACGCACAACGCCGAGCGCAACGCGACGTTCAACTGCGTCGCGCAGCTCCACTACCGCTACGGGGAAGTGCAGCTCGGCGTGATGCCGCTGTTCCACACCATGGGCGTGCGCGCGCTGGAGATGGCGGCGGCACTCAACGGCGCCTTCGTCTGCATGCCCGCCTTCGACGCGGGCGATGCGATCGGGCTGATCGAGACGGAACGCATCGAGGCGCTGTTCCTGGTGCCGACGATGTTCCACGACATGGTCCATCATCCCGGCATCGCGGCCGCCGACCTCTCTTCGGTCCGTCACATCGGATTCGCCGGGACGTCGATGACCTCGGCGCTCACCAGGACCTGCGCCGAAATCTTCCAGCCCGAGGTTTTCGTCAATTTCTACGGGTCGTCGGAGATCTACTCCTTCGCCGTCTGCGACCATGTGGTCGATAAACCGGGCTGCGCCGGGCGCGCGGCGACCGGCCAGGAGTTGCGCGTCGTCTTCGCCGACCCGGACTGCAGGAGCGGGCCCGACGAGATCCTGCCCCGGGGCGAGATCGGCGAAGTCATCGCGCCGATGGCGTGCCTGGACGCCTTCGCGGGCTACTGGAAACGGCCCGACGCCGACGCCAAAGCGATCCGCGGCGGCTGGTATTTCACCGGCGACCTCGGCTATTTCGACGAGGACGGCGAACTGTTTCTCGTCGGCCGGGTCGACGACATGATCATCTCGGGCGGCGAGAACATCCATCCCGAAGAGGTCGAGGACGCGCTCGACGCCCTGCCGCTCGTCCGCCAGGCGGCGGTGATCGGGATACCCGACGACCGCATGGGCCAGAAGGTCGTCGCCTTCGTCGAGCCGGCCTCGTCGGAGGCAAGCGCCGAGCGCCTCGACGCCGCCTGCCTCGCCGGCGATCTCGCC includes the following:
- a CDS encoding AMP-binding protein yields the protein MTAIPLGTVFARAVARDPGALAVVDGPVRMTYAEWNDEIARVAAGLTGLGIDAGDAVAAVLSNRVETATLFWACQRIGAAFVPFNWRGSGDDFAYVIENCEAKVFVYEPRSEASAVEALRATGFPEDRRVRVGGAAGEGAAFEDLAGAPGGIAPRPADPASTCLMLYTSGTTGRPKGVPRTHNAERNATFNCVAQLHYRYGEVQLGVMPLFHTMGVRALEMAAALNGAFVCMPAFDAGDAIGLIETERIEALFLVPTMFHDMVHHPGIAAADLSSVRHIGFAGTSMTSALTRTCAEIFQPEVFVNFYGSSEIYSFAVCDHVVDKPGCAGRAATGQELRVVFADPDCRSGPDEILPRGEIGEVIAPMACLDAFAGYWKRPDADAKAIRGGWYFTGDLGYFDEDGELFLVGRVDDMIISGGENIHPEEVEDALDALPLVRQAAVIGIPDDRMGQKVVAFVEPASSEASAERLDAACLAGDLARFKRPRAYVFVESIPRSASGKLLRRLLRDGAYTVLPDFDSTL
- a CDS encoding (2Fe-2S)-binding protein, giving the protein MLRIEPGARHRVTVTVNGRRYSGFAEARTLLSDFLRHELKLFGTHVGCEHGVCGACTVTIGGRAARSCLHFAVQADCAEIGTVEGLATDGVLSPLQEAFRRRHALQCGFCTPGILISATQFLETNPDPTEDEVREMLSGHICRCTGYEGIVRAILDVAGDAS